The genome window taatatcaaaacaTCATAACAAAGTATGATAATCGTACTACTAAAATCAAACTAATTGTTTATCCactcatcaaatactattacacaataatatctaaacatcattatatagtatcataatcgtattactaaaatcaaattaattgtttaatcATTCATCATATACTATTACACAACAAAATCTAATCATCATAGTATGGTATCATCATCGTAGtactaaaattaaagtaatagttttatcattcatcaaatcaaatactattacacaacaATATCTAAGCATCATAATATAGTATCATAATTGTTGTACTGAAATCAAAGTAATCGTTCGATCATTCGTCAAGTACTATTacacaaaatatcaaaacatcataataataatgtagtatCATATTTGTGGTAATGAAATCAAAGTAATCATTTAATCTTATATaacatcaaatactattacaaaaaaaatcatatcatcataatattatagtatcataatcttacttacattaaaattatcatAGTCTTAATAAGCTTACAAATCAGTTCAATCTTTCATCGAGCCTGTCTCATCATCTAAGAATCACTCTGATTACTCAAGATTGTGATCCATGATCAACATGCcaattgtttgaatattttactcTGATCAGAAGTAGCCCATTTCCTCATcatgaaatcaattttatttattcccaGGATAAAGTCGTAAGTTACTCTCAAATAACCAATTTTTCTTCTCACTAAATACCTAAGAATAATGAAAAGGGATATCTGATGGATATCTGGCTTATTTATTGGTTAAaatcaaaatgacatcaaaaaCGTCACCATGGTAACGCAAGGCAAGCTATAAGACGATCAATTTCAATCGACATTgacaaatacctatttatacttCAAACTAATGTAGGTATAAATGGGGTATAAGTAATCGGAGAATCGGAGTACTCTCAGTTTTtgatatttactaattatttgacttATTCAATCGTTCTGGTCattccaatttttttgtaagcaaaagtctaactacatattttgcacgccttacataaatggcaaaatgtgaaagagTGGTACCATCCATGAGTGTACCATCATTTATTTCGTTACTCACATttggaaaaataaatcatttcatttcgtaTCATTTCAATCATGCCATGGACAGCTAACAAAACTCTATTTCAAAGAATAACTAatttaagataggtaggtataaattggTGAAACGCATTATAAGTCATCCAACAGCAAATGTAGtggttaattttattcttggcATAGTTATTCTCGGACAAAGCCACCGTTTGTGAAGTTGGGCCTTAGCAATATTAGAGCcttaaatactagaaatattgtactaataatttatctaaaatgCTAGTAGTTTCTCTACGAGAATCCGTTATATTATTCGGCAAAAGTTTCTCTTTCAGTCTTCAAACTTATAAAGATCTCACATTTTCGGTATAACCGTTTTTTCGCCTCTTCGGGCACAGAACAGATGTGTCAAATATTGGGATCAGCCATGGATGCTGATCCATGTAGACGTAGACGTTGAATtcagacattatttttattgatcaaaataCTTCTTTAATAAGTTCGTTAATAATTTCTAATCCGACTTTTAATCAAGCAACCACACCACATCAAGAGGTTTCAATCCATATTTAATTTGTAATgattattctattttaaattatggaatTTGTTTCAAATATGAATCAGGAGactaattttggaaaatccattaTGGATACCCCGGgataattttatacaaaaatcggcgttggtttttttttttttttttttaataattccacCCTCTTGTTGTTTGTAGAATCGTCCGAACACCTGTATCAATcactattacaatcgcaattgttgtgattagctgaatttatgtcgttcttgttgcaacaatgcattgtagccaatagtgagcgagtatcGGCCAATgagaggtgattgtgatagaCACCAATAGCTGTCATCTTACCGTAACCAAGCACCAGACAATAGCCTAGCTATAGCAGAAAAATCCGCAATAAATTGTTTCAAGTAACTTGCCCCCATTTAGTGGGAATTTCAAACCCAAACGTTAGTGTCGGTATCCAAGAAACGACACttcttgatatttaattgcaactgggttttattttctaattattagtaagtatacctaatattatacaaGTTTGTTCGAGTTTGACACTGATCATAATCTTTAATTCtggccatattgatttttttttttttttttactacttcTACTACCTTACTACTACTGTTGTGATAGTACACCCTTCTATATACAATAGTCTTGActatttacatttcattttatttaagtaaatcgttttactactaaCTATACTATATATCGTTTACTAATAACTATAAGCCTTTAACTGACATAGGTACGATCTAACGTTTCTGctattaaaactacctacatcAATATTGAAGAGTAGGTATTACAGGCATTTAAATGCATGACAAACTATTAAATGACTTATCAGAGTTGATGTAATAATTGAATCAGGTAGTTCTGTAACATGTTACCATTATGGAATTGAAATATAGGATACGTGCACATGCGGATAGTCAACCACGTATGCGGTAATATTTGCTTCAACTCAATCAATGCATAAAGAGAAGGTacgagtaagtaagtatgtagtttAAATCGAAATGACCACGTCAGCCACGCCTCGTAAAGAGTgcaaaccttttttttattttgacgaTTTAGGCGATTAGTAATGTGCAAAGAGGCGCTGCCCAGATTAATTAAACACTAGACCCGATAATTGACTACAGCTTGTTTGTAATATTCTGAGGTTAttcgcatttttatttatttatttaaccatcttCATCaattatctcatcatcatcatcatcatcatgatcaacccattactagcctactactgagcagggCCAATTAATCCCTCAATAatgattatctatttatttgttatgtAATTAATTGTTGTTAATGATTATctataagagtaatttattacctattttaaataaatcatttgactttgactttgacattgttaagtgttgaaatgtaggtataagattcctttttaaattagAGGAATACGCATTCTAGCTAAACTATTACTATTCATTTCTTTTCTTCAAGCCATtcttttattgattttattctTACAAAATTCGTGTTACTTTTAACACATCGACAATGTCACTAGCAGAAAATTCACTACTTACAACAAAttcttactaaaaataataaagattattttatttctgttttgattTATGGTTAGATTACAGGTTAAATTACATACCAACATTGGGTTAAATGGTGACTATGACCACAAACTACGGATGAATggcgtaagtaaataataagtggGTGAAATGCACCCAAAGCATCGATTAACATAGTTTCGTGATTAGcaaggaataagtacctacctattttgcaaactatttttttttaccctTCCTAATATTATGATCATATTGTTTGCTACAACGACACAATATAACGGACCGATTTCCCTTTCTTAgattgtacctactcataatagctaatatcatttcgaaataagatgaaacaaaatcgattaaaagttttcgattacgaaaatattgatatcggacttttaacgttaaagtaggtgcctacctgCCATTCTTGGTAATTACGTATAATATGTATCCTGAATCCTGATACTCTTATTCTTTTGTATTATCTACAAGTTTCCTACCAGTATGCAATAATAATGAGCTTCATGGGCtgtcgttttttttttgatatccCAAGTCAATtgcatagttattaattatttacctacatttacatAAATGATTTAACCAGGCTTTATAAAAGATTGCAATAATTGCGCAGTCCCTATaactaactaaaaaaaatgctttcttacCGACCTGATGTATCTTGGCGCGatacctgtacctacttgatgCTCTGCAACTGGACCCTCGCCAGCTCAAACGGCGGCGGCCGCATGGTGCCGCATCTATAGTCGCCGCACAATCGCGGCGGCGCAGCGCGGTTGCGGCGGCGCAGCACGGTCGCGACGCGTGGCGCGGCGGTGGCGGTGCCGGTGCCGGTTTAGCGCCCGCCGCGCCATTACTCGCCATTGCCGAAGGTAGTTAGGGTATATCTCGTCCAGTCGCAGAACCTTTTGATCGTACTATATCTCTTTTTTCGCCTTCAGTACAAGTTTCAACTCGCCCGGTCGCAGAACTTCTTGATCGTATCATTATTTCGCCTTCCTTCAGTACAAGTTTCAACTCGTCCGGTCGCAGATACACCGTCACTCAATTATTTTTCTGATGTAGCAGCAGCGGTTCACTACAAGATGAGTCAATCGTCGTTTCTTCGTGTCGTCGTTTTTGTTTCCGAATTATTGTGAGCATTTTGATCGCTTCGTACCACTTCTGATAATAGAAAGCCGAGGATGAATCTTGAATATTAAGGTAGGATTCTATCGtcagaaagaataacgatgaatttcttatagttttattaatcactgttaccactttggatgttggtataggaataaatcggtGTGTCGTAAGACTAACTATTATAACTCAAAATAAACGAAGCGAATGCAGGCAACATTCGTTCTATAGCCTACCTTCACATCAATCCATTCCTACACtcacaaaatatagataaattaacactgtcaagtcaatatttagaatctacctacaactgtgtacattattttatactaggtacctgcatttatttataatatctaacaaTACTATTGGTTTGGTAATCTTGATTTATCGGTGACAAACTGTCAAGCTCAGTAAAAGCACTAGAACTTGTTGTAGGTATGGGACTGTAGTATGCAGGTTGTGTTTGACTTTCCATTTCCATAACTATATTTAACACTTTTGTTCTGAACATTAGTTTTTGATATCTAGTGAATCTTTTTAATGAAGGCTGCAGAGACTGAAAGAAAGCCAAATCCTCACTTTCTAGCTCCTGTTGATTAGACTTTAAGCATTCTAATAACTGTGCCTCAAATTCAGATGGTGCTTGCTTTTTAGATTTtacttgtttttgttttgatgtTGGGTGAGAACTTTCTTGACGTGAAGTATCTGGTTGCGTGGACTCATTAGGTGTTTCTAAATTACTTTGTTCAGACATTTCTTCACAGAGTGACTCTTCTCCAGCAGTTTCCGTTGTACTGTCTAAGAAAGTCAAAATGTCATAGTAAGaatatttcttcttcttcttcttactcCCAGAGCCGGATGGCTGATTTTTTTCAGATATCTTGTCTTTCTGGTAAGTGTCCCTTGCTGTTCGCCAGCGTTGTTGTATTTTCTTGTCTGaaatgacaaaatataataagtaagtgGCAAAAGTACACACAGTTTCAGATCAAGTTACCCAAAACCAGTACCAATAAACGGAACTTGCTAGGGCCTCGCCGGGCGCCGAGTCGTCTACGATAATAAACAACGCATGAGTCCTGTTTATACTGGTTTTGGGAAGCTTGATCTGTGGCCGTGTGTACAAATCTGATATTAGTTGGAAATTTAACTGCATTCGATTAAAGGCCCTCCTTAATTCACACATGTTGTCAACTTTACACTGTCTCATGAAGCATTAGATAAATCaagcaatatatatatatacctatacagAGTGGAAAAATAAGGCCGCAGTTGAAGGAAAAGTACCCTTAGGCGCAACGCAAACGGCGGGCCGGCGCAGGCCGGTCAATTTCGCCGCGAACGATAGCGCAAAGTGAATCTTATACTAGACGCAGACGGCGCGGccggggcggcgcggcgcggcgcagaCATCGacgaaataattcattttttacaaaaataattagaaCTTCAtttaaggatttttggaaaaacaCCGGATTGAATCGGgcaatttgtttatttgttacaGTAAAATTTGCCATCATCAAAATTAAGGTGAAAACTTCCGGAAGTCACTAGCGCTGtaagtttttaatttgttttaacaaaaatttgCTTTATTTGCATCTGTCAACCTTCATGAAGGAGGACATCTTGTAATGTAaatattgcctg of Maniola hyperantus chromosome 26, iAphHyp1.2, whole genome shotgun sequence contains these proteins:
- the LOC138404127 gene encoding uncharacterized protein, with amino-acid sequence MKIDTERVIIEVHLRPVLWDKRNELYKNRDAREAAWRDILKELAPNYENLSEEERKEADKKIQQRWRTARDTYQKDKISEKNQPSGSGSKKKKKKYSYYDILTFLDSTTETAGEESLCEEMSEQSNLETPNESTQPDTSRQESSHPTSKQKQVKSKKQAPSEFEAQLLECLKSNQQELESEDLAFFQSLQPSLKRFTRYQKLMFRTKVLNIVMEMESQTQPAYYSPIPTTSSSAFTELDSLSPINQDYQTNSIVRYYK